CGGGTCAGGGCTTCGCGCATAGCGGGATCGTAGCAGTCGCGCATTGGGACGAAGCGTGCATCAGATTGCTCGCCGATCAGCGGGTTTAGACCACTGAAGTTGATGTGGTCAGACAGGCACATTATCGAACCCGTCGCCATCTCTGGCACCATTGATCCCGCAGCATTCGTCGCGATCATCTTATCCGCACCAAGCGCTTTAAGCACCTCAAGTGGGAGGCGCATGGCATCGCCGCGGCCGCTTTCGTAATAGTGTGCCCGCCCGCCAAAAACGGCAACGCGCACGCCTTCTAGGTCGCCAATCACAAGGTTAGGATTATGGCCCGACACGCCTGCATGGGGAAAACCTTCAAGCTCATCGTAAGGGATGGCGACGCCTTCGACAGCGCCCGCCAAATGCCCCAAACCGGACCCAAGGATCAGCCCGATTGAAACCGGAGCATCACCAGCAATCGCGCGGATCTTATCCGCGAGTTCCTCAGCGTTCCTTGACATAGGGTTGTCCTCCGGCACGTGGAGGGATGGCTTTGCCGACAAATCCCGCGAGTACGATAACCACGAACAGATAAGGCAGGGATTGGATCAACTGGCTTGGGACCTTAACGGTTTCCCAAAGCGCGGCCAAAACGCCGATGCCTTCGCCGGATGCAGTTCCAAACCATGTAATAAGCGCAACGGCTGCCAAAACGGCGGACAACCCA
This Octadecabacter temperatus DNA region includes the following protein-coding sequences:
- a CDS encoding purine-nucleoside phosphorylase, translated to MSRNAEELADKIRAIAGDAPVSIGLILGSGLGHLAGAVEGVAIPYDELEGFPHAGVSGHNPNLVIGDLEGVRVAVFGGRAHYYESGRGDAMRLPLEVLKALGADKMIATNAAGSMVPEMATGSIMCLSDHINFSGLNPLIGEQSDARFVPMRDCYDPAMREALTRAAMNAKVDMHSGVYAWYSGPSFETVAEINAIKTLGADAVGMSTVPEVILGRFLGLRCAAISTITNMAAGMSEESISHEHTKAMAPLGAAKLEIVLRAALPHL